A part of Thermococcus sp. LS1 genomic DNA contains:
- a CDS encoding GntP family permease, protein MVSGQILLLLLAISVGLIVLFTGKYKVHAFLVLLGAAYFVGIFSGLGLSETVNAIATGFGGTLKSIGIVIAAGTIIGYILEKSGGALSMAEAVLKVIGKNRVPHAMSIIGYIVSVPVFCDSGFVILSPLNKTLTKRAGLSMAVTAIALSTGLYATHTLVPPTPGPIAAAENLNADLGLVIVLGLIASIPAAIAGLYYAMKVGSKIQIEPDIEESYEDLMQKYGKLPPAKWAFAPLVVPILLIVLKSIADFPSHPFGTETLKNFLDFIGHPITALLIGVLLSFKLVEKLDESIYGPNGWVGEGLKNAAIIILITGAGGSFGYVLRETGIGDYIGSTLAAYNLGLLLPFVIAALLKTAQGSSTVAIITTSALLSPMMDSLGLGSPYGRALAVLAIGAGSMVVSHANDSYFWVVTQFSNMDVTQGYRLQTIATFVEGVVAAIVILIMGAILL, encoded by the coding sequence ATGGTTTCGGGGCAGATACTGCTGCTATTGCTGGCTATATCGGTTGGTCTAATTGTTTTGTTTACAGGGAAGTACAAAGTGCATGCATTTCTGGTGCTTCTAGGAGCAGCATACTTTGTGGGGATATTCTCGGGCCTCGGACTTTCAGAGACAGTAAATGCAATAGCCACGGGCTTTGGAGGAACCCTGAAGTCGATAGGCATAGTTATTGCAGCTGGAACAATAATTGGATATATTCTCGAAAAGTCCGGTGGAGCACTGTCCATGGCAGAGGCCGTTCTCAAGGTTATTGGGAAGAACAGGGTCCCACATGCGATGAGTATAATCGGATACATAGTCTCAGTGCCCGTGTTCTGTGACTCGGGATTCGTTATCTTATCCCCACTCAACAAGACCCTGACCAAGCGTGCGGGCCTTTCCATGGCGGTTACTGCCATTGCACTGAGCACGGGTTTATACGCTACCCACACCCTGGTGCCACCAACGCCGGGTCCAATTGCAGCCGCTGAGAATCTTAACGCGGATCTCGGACTTGTAATCGTGCTGGGACTTATTGCCTCGATACCTGCTGCCATCGCTGGCCTCTACTATGCAATGAAGGTGGGAAGCAAGATACAAATCGAGCCCGACATAGAGGAGAGCTATGAGGATCTCATGCAGAAGTACGGCAAGCTGCCACCAGCCAAGTGGGCGTTTGCCCCCCTGGTTGTTCCAATACTTCTCATCGTTCTCAAGTCGATAGCTGACTTCCCATCTCATCCCTTCGGAACGGAGACGCTCAAGAACTTCCTTGATTTCATTGGTCACCCAATAACTGCACTGCTGATCGGTGTCCTTCTGTCGTTTAAGCTGGTTGAAAAACTCGACGAGAGCATCTACGGGCCCAATGGCTGGGTCGGAGAAGGTCTAAAGAACGCTGCAATCATCATCTTGATCACCGGCGCTGGTGGCTCCTTTGGGTATGTTCTGAGGGAGACTGGAATAGGTGACTACATCGGAAGCACTCTGGCCGCATACAATCTCGGACTTCTGCTGCCGTTTGTTATAGCTGCGCTCCTTAAGACCGCTCAGGGATCCTCAACAGTTGCAATAATCACGACCTCAGCGCTTCTGTCTCCAATGATGGACTCACTGGGACTTGGATCTCCCTACGGCAGAGCGCTGGCAGTTTTAGCGATCGGTGCCGGTTCCATGGTCGTAAGCCACGCGAACGATAGCTACTTCTGGGTGGTTACGCAGTTCTCCAACATGGACGTCACCCAGGGCTACAGGCTCCAGACAATAGCAACCTTCGTTGAGGGTGTCGTAGCGGCCATAGTGATTTTAATCATGGGCGCGATTCTTCTTTGA
- a CDS encoding CoA-binding protein: MVRVMPVDRLTDDDIKEILAKYRKIALVGASPKPERDANDVMRYLLEHGYEVYPVNPHYEEVLGRKCYPSVLDIPDDIEIVDLFVRPEFTMDYVEQAIEKGAKVIWFQFRTYNRDAFKKAKEAGLIAVAHRCIKQEHARLIG, translated from the coding sequence ATGGTAAGGGTAATGCCCGTCGACAGACTGACTGATGATGACATTAAGGAGATACTTGCCAAGTACCGGAAGATAGCCCTCGTTGGGGCTTCCCCGAAGCCAGAGCGCGATGCGAACGACGTCATGCGCTATCTGCTTGAACATGGCTACGAGGTCTATCCGGTGAATCCGCACTACGAGGAGGTCCTCGGCAGGAAGTGCTATCCGAGCGTTCTTGACATCCCCGATGATATTGAAATCGTTGACCTCTTCGTCAGACCGGAGTTCACGATGGACTACGTCGAGCAGGCGATAGAGAAGGGTGCCAAGGTCATCTGGTTCCAGTTCAGAACCTACAACAGGGATGCCTTCAAAAAGGCGAAAGAAGCGGGACTTATAGCAGTTGCCCACCGCTGCATAAAGCAGGAGCACGCGAGGCTTATCGGTTAG
- a CDS encoding prenyltransferase codes for MLVKEILASVEIIQDPYIKSVTYAKIGERLAKAKDNNYRTAFLMAMETAKEIDEPVKMFRALLSVGYSLSKAGLKSAKRIYQEVLEDSRVLSAPQRDLIMQSAATYMLALGEIGEAVTYALEISNRKLRNEVLLEIIRTNTRMIGKEQLKVAYRLRRSKLALEYIDSEPYRSKALLELIKAYMILGSYENGIALIRAIGVKEWARQAFKEVAFYLKDKEVLGHYIDSLEEVANELIDRFGEEFTVELALAFALTGEGVPAVELIRRLEDSESLLVKMALELLERDHDVLPKFISALNEEEAEVVGKVMMNRILERPEKGSWEIVKAIGKSTPSEEVWAKIARYYVLVGELEGAMKVGTLIQDRRLRSIVMGDIAHHLVKKGEVDKAIDAAVEVRDPRFSSILVSEILIKALERELPRRVKPWNGSKH; via the coding sequence ATGCTAGTTAAGGAGATACTAGCCTCTGTTGAAATAATTCAAGACCCATATATCAAATCGGTTACCTATGCTAAAATAGGCGAGAGGTTGGCAAAGGCGAAGGATAACAACTACAGGACCGCCTTTTTGATGGCCATGGAGACTGCAAAGGAAATCGACGAGCCTGTTAAAATGTTCCGGGCACTTCTCTCGGTTGGCTACTCCCTCAGCAAGGCTGGCCTCAAATCGGCCAAGAGGATATACCAAGAGGTTCTCGAGGATTCCCGCGTTCTTTCGGCTCCTCAGCGGGATTTAATAATGCAGAGCGCTGCCACTTACATGCTTGCCCTCGGCGAAATAGGTGAGGCCGTGACGTATGCCCTTGAAATCAGCAACAGGAAGCTTAGGAATGAGGTTTTACTCGAAATAATACGCACTAACACCCGGATGATTGGAAAGGAGCAGCTGAAAGTCGCCTACCGCCTCAGGAGAAGTAAGCTTGCCCTGGAGTATATTGATTCTGAACCCTACCGCTCCAAGGCCCTTCTCGAGCTGATTAAGGCCTACATGATTCTTGGAAGCTACGAGAACGGGATAGCCCTCATCAGAGCAATCGGCGTTAAAGAGTGGGCCAGGCAGGCCTTTAAGGAGGTCGCCTTCTACCTGAAGGACAAGGAAGTTCTCGGCCATTACATAGATTCCCTCGAGGAGGTGGCCAACGAGCTCATAGACCGCTTTGGAGAGGAGTTCACTGTGGAGCTCGCCCTCGCCTTTGCCCTCACTGGGGAGGGTGTTCCGGCCGTAGAGCTCATCAGACGTCTCGAAGACAGTGAGTCGCTTCTCGTGAAGATGGCTCTGGAACTTCTGGAAAGAGACCACGATGTTCTCCCCAAGTTCATATCTGCCCTGAATGAAGAGGAAGCAGAGGTTGTTGGTAAGGTCATGATGAACAGAATTCTTGAGAGGCCGGAGAAGGGGAGCTGGGAGATCGTTAAGGCAATAGGGAAAAGCACACCAAGCGAAGAAGTCTGGGCCAAGATAGCCCGCTACTACGTCCTCGTTGGGGAGCTCGAGGGGGCAATGAAAGTTGGAACACTCATCCAGGACAGAAGGCTTCGCTCAATAGTGATGGGGGACATAGCCCATCATCTGGTCAAGAAGGGTGAGGTTGATAAGGCCATTGACGCCGCCGTTGAAGTCAGGGATCCAAGGTTCTCTTCGATACTCGTCTCGGAGATACTCATCAAAGCGCTTGAGCGTGAGCTTCCGAGGAGGGTTAAGCCATGGAACGGCTCAAAGCACTGA
- a CDS encoding radical SAM protein, translating into MKVEVLERKAKSIYTRSKIPGVNWTVNQYVGCAFACRYCYAKFLCRWRDYGKWGSWVEVKTNAPELARKRVRGSVVMSTVSDPYQPIEAELKLTRRVLSYMDKRNELSILTRSPLVTRDIDLFREFRSIEVGLTINGFEGREKRLFEPLAPVQKARITALQRLYDEGVRTYVFVSPIIPGVTDVRTIVEETRGFADRYFFEVLNLRASGKEFQWVLRENYPESYVILTDDEKFTRFISKLREEIKGLDIKTEGVETHREGWEFVPL; encoded by the coding sequence ATGAAAGTTGAGGTCCTCGAGAGAAAAGCCAAAAGCATCTACACCCGCTCGAAGATTCCAGGAGTTAACTGGACGGTGAACCAGTACGTCGGCTGTGCCTTCGCCTGCAGGTACTGCTACGCCAAGTTTCTGTGCCGGTGGAGGGACTATGGGAAGTGGGGAAGCTGGGTGGAGGTAAAGACCAACGCACCGGAGCTCGCCAGGAAGCGGGTGCGAGGGAGCGTTGTGATGTCAACCGTCAGCGACCCCTACCAGCCGATAGAGGCCGAACTGAAGCTAACTAGGCGGGTTCTCAGCTACATGGACAAGAGAAACGAGCTGTCCATATTGACGAGGTCTCCGCTGGTCACACGCGACATAGACTTATTCCGGGAGTTCCGCTCGATAGAGGTCGGCCTGACGATTAACGGCTTTGAGGGGAGGGAAAAGAGGCTCTTTGAACCGCTTGCGCCCGTTCAGAAGGCCCGGATCACCGCGCTCCAGAGGCTTTACGATGAGGGCGTAAGAACCTACGTCTTCGTCAGCCCCATAATCCCAGGAGTTACCGATGTCAGAACCATCGTAGAGGAGACCCGGGGCTTCGCGGACCGCTACTTTTTCGAGGTGCTGAACCTCAGGGCCTCCGGAAAGGAGTTCCAATGGGTTCTGCGGGAGAACTACCCAGAGAGCTACGTGATTCTAACGGACGACGAGAAGTTCACGCGCTTCATTTCGAAGCTGAGGGAAGAAATTAAAGGGCTCGACATAAAAACGGAGGGGGTAGAGACCCACAGGGAGGGGTGGGAGTTCGTCCCGCTCTGA
- a CDS encoding diacylglycerol/polyprenol kinase family protein — MNRISRRELIRKAWHISPGILGAPIIVFTPRWVTLLVVWGFAFLYTLQHLKLRRGWRFTIPVADLSYRQMAREDEADNYLGSFLFWVTMAMICSIFPKIAALSALWVSTFGDCFNAIVGRAVGGPRIPWNGRKTIIGSVTMFVVSLVMLIFAHRVLGMQYSLPFLGLVAMIAVFLESLPIPSAYDEFTVPFATALLIWLAYGGELLGVTW, encoded by the coding sequence ATGAACCGTATATCTCGAAGGGAGCTGATAAGAAAGGCTTGGCATATCTCACCGGGAATACTGGGGGCTCCGATAATCGTCTTCACGCCAAGGTGGGTAACGCTCTTGGTGGTGTGGGGTTTCGCATTCCTCTACACTCTCCAGCATCTCAAGCTCAGGAGGGGCTGGCGCTTCACCATCCCTGTAGCAGACCTGAGCTACCGCCAGATGGCGAGGGAGGACGAAGCCGACAACTACCTGGGGAGCTTCCTTTTCTGGGTTACGATGGCGATGATATGTTCAATCTTTCCGAAGATAGCCGCCCTCTCGGCGCTGTGGGTCTCGACCTTCGGCGACTGCTTCAATGCGATAGTAGGCCGAGCCGTGGGCGGGCCGAGAATCCCGTGGAATGGTAGAAAGACCATCATTGGAAGTGTCACCATGTTCGTGGTCTCTCTGGTCATGCTGATTTTTGCCCACAGAGTCCTTGGTATGCAGTATTCCCTCCCGTTCCTGGGACTGGTGGCCATGATTGCGGTATTTCTGGAGAGCCTCCCCATCCCGTCGGCCTACGACGAGTTCACAGTTCCATTTGCAACTGCCCTCCTGATATGGCTCGCCTATGGTGGAGAACTGCTTGGTGTGACGTGGTGA
- a CDS encoding ArsR family transcriptional regulator: MESNKNMGRLLDILGNETRRRILILLTKRPYFVSELSQELGVGQKAVLEHLRILESAGLIEGRVEKIPRGRPRKYYTIKRGFRLEVLLTPYAFGTEMYEPKAPRPTREYAQARALIKSTEPVEDKIRELVTFLAEIRERIEEIIRTKQELEEVRLLTETYIENLLRRIAQENEREFERLMREFGPRLPRKILEDLDDF, from the coding sequence ATGGAGTCAAATAAGAACATGGGACGATTGCTTGACATACTGGGAAACGAGACGCGAAGAAGGATACTCATCCTGCTCACCAAGAGGCCGTACTTTGTGAGCGAGCTTAGTCAGGAGCTTGGTGTCGGCCAGAAGGCCGTTCTGGAGCACCTCAGGATACTTGAGAGTGCAGGACTGATTGAGGGTAGGGTAGAGAAGATCCCGCGCGGCAGGCCGAGGAAGTACTACACGATAAAGCGCGGCTTCCGTTTAGAGGTTCTCCTGACTCCATATGCCTTTGGAACCGAGATGTACGAGCCCAAGGCGCCAAGACCCACCCGTGAGTACGCCCAGGCGAGGGCGCTAATAAAGTCCACCGAGCCTGTGGAGGACAAAATTAGAGAGCTCGTGACGTTCCTCGCCGAGATCCGGGAGAGGATTGAGGAGATCATAAGGACAAAGCAGGAGCTTGAAGAGGTCCGCCTTCTCACCGAGACCTACATAGAGAATCTCCTGCGGAGAATAGCCCAGGAGAACGAGCGCGAATTCGAGAGGCTCATGCGCGAGTTTGGCCCAAGGCTCCCCAGGAAGATACTGGAAGACCTCGACGACTTTTAG
- a CDS encoding glycerate kinase, translating into MGTGLSLFPKGDLQRAALEIMNAALKAADPYLAVKRALEYREDRLYVNGKSFNVPGRVYLLAFGKAACAMAKAAHEVLGERIAEGLIVTKYGYAANCVDDPKITVIEAGHPVPDENSMRGALAGVELAEKVGEDDLLLVLISGGGSALFTLPEDGISLDDKIQTNELLLKSGAKIYEINTVRKHISKVKGGKLAKLVKGTVVSLILSDVVGDPLEAIASGPTVSDPTTFEDAHRVLRLYGVWDKLPESVREHVEKGLLGEAEETLKEDLPNVHNFIVGSGAIACEAAKRKAEELGFNAHILTTTLEGEAREVALAIGSLIQEIASRNRPFERPAVLIAGGEWTVTIEGEAGLGGPNQEFALSIARKIAGLNAVVLALDTDGTDGPTDAAGGIVDGSTLENLKTAGIDVEEVLKKHDAYRALEKVGALLKTGPTGTNVNSLVIAVIP; encoded by the coding sequence ATGGGTACTGGCTTATCCCTATTTCCTAAAGGTGATCTCCAGAGAGCGGCCCTCGAAATAATGAACGCCGCACTTAAGGCGGCCGATCCCTACTTGGCTGTTAAAAGGGCGCTCGAGTACCGCGAGGATAGGCTCTATGTGAATGGAAAGTCCTTCAATGTTCCAGGCAGGGTCTACCTCCTCGCTTTCGGCAAGGCTGCCTGTGCGATGGCGAAGGCCGCCCACGAGGTTCTCGGTGAGAGGATAGCGGAAGGCCTCATCGTCACAAAATACGGATATGCTGCAAACTGCGTGGACGACCCGAAAATCACGGTAATCGAGGCGGGCCACCCAGTCCCCGATGAGAACTCTATGAGGGGCGCGCTGGCTGGCGTTGAGCTCGCGGAAAAAGTTGGGGAAGATGATTTACTTCTCGTCCTGATTTCAGGTGGAGGTTCGGCTCTCTTTACTCTCCCCGAGGACGGCATAAGCCTCGACGACAAGATACAGACGAACGAGCTTCTTTTGAAGAGCGGGGCGAAGATTTATGAAATAAACACCGTCAGGAAGCACATCTCAAAGGTGAAGGGCGGAAAACTGGCAAAGCTCGTGAAGGGGACGGTTGTAAGTTTAATCCTCTCGGATGTCGTCGGTGACCCCTTGGAGGCCATCGCCTCTGGACCAACTGTGAGCGACCCCACCACCTTTGAAGATGCTCACAGGGTTCTGAGGCTCTACGGCGTGTGGGACAAGCTCCCGGAGAGTGTTAGGGAGCACGTAGAAAAAGGCCTCCTGGGGGAAGCAGAGGAGACCCTCAAAGAAGATCTGCCCAACGTTCACAACTTCATAGTGGGGAGTGGGGCGATAGCGTGTGAGGCCGCAAAGAGAAAGGCCGAAGAGCTCGGCTTTAATGCCCACATCCTGACGACCACCCTTGAAGGCGAGGCAAGGGAGGTAGCGCTCGCAATCGGCTCGCTGATTCAGGAGATAGCCTCGAGAAACCGGCCCTTTGAGAGGCCCGCTGTTCTGATAGCCGGCGGTGAGTGGACAGTCACGATTGAAGGGGAAGCTGGTCTCGGCGGCCCAAACCAGGAGTTCGCGCTGAGCATAGCGAGGAAGATAGCTGGCTTAAACGCCGTAGTTTTGGCCCTTGACACCGACGGAACCGACGGTCCCACCGATGCCGCCGGGGGAATTGTTGACGGATCCACCCTTGAAAATCTCAAAACGGCTGGAATAGATGTGGAGGAAGTCCTTAAGAAACACGACGCCTACAGGGCCCTCGAAAAAGTAGGTGCGCTCCTCAAAACCGGCCCGACCGGGACGAACGTCAACTCGCTGGTGATAGCAGTGATTCCGTAG
- a CDS encoding TRM11 family methyltransferase: protein MYAVIFGKNPRLSEAEFHTFARRFHLRIRSVESGRDWLVFEADPNVERYFRWLGGSLKLVKILGEGEGTIREFEYSKLFTVSLYGKSDWKLWRKIGSEIKKEFKVEGPSKFFKPAKVYAMPAELILKGFPETKDFVFLFGESLWVGETIKVTDPFELKKLDVERPVQRPILSIPPRLARIMVNLSEVRKGNFLDPFCGIGTIVQEFVLQGLSAYGSDRDEKAIRDAKKNLAWLRKEFHLKNSAHLEVCDARKLKRCFRTRFDAIVTEPYLGKPLKRNPSRGEAIKLANELDRFYYSVFESFSEVLKRNGRVVFVFPAYRLSSGGIYRKDRKWLGKLGFEVLGKYTDYEERHKLVRDIHVLRYRG, encoded by the coding sequence ATGTACGCAGTGATATTCGGTAAGAATCCCCGCCTCAGCGAGGCAGAGTTTCACACCTTTGCGAGGAGGTTTCATCTAAGGATTAGGTCCGTCGAGAGCGGGAGGGACTGGCTGGTCTTCGAGGCTGATCCCAACGTGGAAAGGTATTTCAGGTGGCTTGGGGGCTCGCTGAAGCTGGTTAAGATACTCGGCGAGGGAGAGGGAACTATACGGGAGTTTGAATACTCAAAGCTCTTCACGGTGAGCCTCTACGGGAAGAGCGACTGGAAGCTCTGGCGGAAGATTGGGAGCGAGATAAAGAAGGAATTCAAAGTCGAGGGTCCCTCAAAGTTCTTCAAACCTGCCAAAGTTTACGCCATGCCGGCCGAGCTCATCCTCAAGGGCTTTCCAGAAACTAAGGACTTTGTATTCCTCTTCGGCGAGAGTCTCTGGGTCGGAGAGACGATTAAGGTCACCGACCCCTTTGAGCTGAAAAAGCTTGACGTCGAGAGGCCGGTTCAGAGGCCGATACTCTCTATTCCGCCCAGACTGGCGAGGATAATGGTGAACCTGAGTGAGGTGAGAAAAGGCAACTTCCTCGACCCCTTCTGCGGCATAGGAACGATAGTCCAAGAGTTCGTCCTCCAGGGGCTTTCAGCTTACGGAAGCGACAGGGACGAGAAAGCCATTAGAGACGCCAAGAAAAACTTAGCGTGGCTGAGGAAGGAGTTCCACCTTAAGAACTCGGCCCATCTTGAAGTCTGCGATGCTAGGAAGCTGAAGAGGTGCTTCAGGACAAGGTTCGATGCCATAGTCACGGAACCCTACCTCGGCAAGCCCCTCAAGAGGAACCCGAGCAGAGGGGAGGCGATAAAGCTCGCCAACGAGCTGGACAGATTTTATTATTCGGTTTTCGAGAGCTTCAGTGAGGTTCTCAAGAGGAACGGAAGGGTTGTCTTCGTCTTCCCAGCCTACAGGCTTTCCAGCGGTGGAATATATAGAAAAGACAGGAAGTGGCTCGGGAAACTCGGCTTTGAGGTCCTGGGCAAATACACCGACTACGAGGAGAGGCACAAGCTGGTGAGGGACATCCACGTGCTGAGGTATCGGGGCTAA
- a CDS encoding M48 family metallopeptidase, producing the protein MDYELRVRPVKYARLEVRPDGKVVVTAPSGFDVDSFIENHRKWLEEKLAEVEKARKETEKGFPINGRFYHVIHGRKPKIHDRFETVVLPPMPEPMVSLLRERLRRELHELIGEYSRKMGVEPGKIYVRLGRSKWGSCSSRKNLSFNLRLIVVPENLKRYVVVHELAHLRYLNHSKAFWELVGRFYPDYKTARRELKHWWRVVELNEYWRWLEGRT; encoded by the coding sequence ATGGACTACGAGCTCCGCGTGAGGCCGGTGAAGTACGCCCGGCTTGAGGTCAGGCCGGATGGAAAGGTAGTTGTTACGGCCCCGTCCGGCTTTGACGTTGATTCCTTTATTGAGAATCACAGGAAGTGGCTTGAGGAAAAACTTGCTGAGGTTGAAAAAGCCAGGAAAGAAACGGAGAAGGGCTTTCCGATCAACGGCAGGTTCTACCACGTCATCCATGGTAGAAAGCCGAAGATACACGACCGGTTCGAGACGGTCGTTCTCCCTCCGATGCCTGAACCGATGGTCTCGCTCCTTAGGGAGCGCCTCAGGAGGGAACTCCACGAACTTATCGGTGAGTACTCCCGGAAGATGGGCGTCGAACCCGGAAAGATCTACGTGAGGCTCGGCAGGAGCAAGTGGGGAAGCTGCTCTTCGAGGAAAAACCTGAGCTTCAACCTCCGTCTCATAGTCGTTCCGGAAAATCTGAAGCGATATGTTGTTGTTCACGAGCTTGCTCACCTGAGGTATCTCAACCACTCAAAGGCCTTCTGGGAGCTCGTCGGAAGGTTTTATCCCGACTACAAAACCGCCAGAAGGGAGCTCAAACACTGGTGGCGCGTGGTTGAGCTGAACGAATACTGGCGCTGGCTGGAGGGAAGGACATGA
- a CDS encoding 30S ribosomal protein S17e, whose amino-acid sequence MGNIKQTFIKRVARELFDRYPDQFTRDFEHNKKKVEELTNVTSKTIRNRIAGYITRLVRMKEEGKML is encoded by the coding sequence ATGGGAAACATCAAGCAGACGTTCATTAAGAGGGTTGCAAGGGAGCTCTTTGACCGCTATCCAGACCAGTTCACCAGGGACTTCGAGCACAACAAGAAGAAGGTCGAGGAGCTGACCAACGTTACCAGTAAGACCATCAGGAACAGGATAGCGGGCTACATCACCAGGCTCGTGAGAATGAAGGAAGAGGGCAAGATGCTCTGA
- a CDS encoding NfeD family protein — MKKGNILKLLALMVDELIVAVLLLIVLPAMGINVPIRGVLVILGVLLIKDIAIAPFLLKTFDRKVEVGVEALIGRTAVVVEDLTSEGLVKLEGELWKAECINGTARRGEEVKIVAVEGTKVLVECPE, encoded by the coding sequence ATGAAGAAGGGAAATATTCTCAAGCTTCTCGCGTTGATGGTAGACGAACTTATCGTGGCTGTTCTGCTTTTAATCGTCCTCCCCGCAATGGGCATAAACGTTCCCATCAGGGGCGTGCTGGTAATCTTGGGCGTGCTCCTGATCAAGGACATAGCCATTGCCCCGTTCCTCCTCAAGACCTTCGACAGAAAGGTGGAAGTCGGCGTTGAGGCGTTGATAGGCAGGACTGCGGTGGTTGTTGAGGATTTAACGTCCGAAGGTCTTGTCAAGCTCGAAGGCGAGCTCTGGAAGGCAGAATGCATAAATGGAACTGCCAGGAGAGGTGAGGAAGTGAAAATCGTTGCCGTTGAGGGCACTAAGGTTCTCGTGGAATGCCCAGAGTAG
- a CDS encoding TIGR00703 family protein has protein sequence MLEGYYIVENSGVVPAERRFRFKDLKAWGYDLHLGTIEGERAYFVSKAGERQEGETYTVRGKEYHIDETQKAIPKNARLLARIVIGKGQPYLEFWLEEEEQIFPLAKEDPRIILHRFWTGKGFKQLEKYVWSVGLTTDFFKDRVFVKSLPLPYEEYPPKVRRVLREVRDLHRDMTGFGRFVFQYYGEEGKAHSYRLWWLLPTIHLFDVEVANEVDKVLAMLD, from the coding sequence ATGCTCGAAGGGTATTACATAGTTGAAAACTCTGGCGTTGTCCCTGCCGAGAGGAGGTTCCGCTTTAAGGATCTCAAGGCCTGGGGCTATGACCTTCACCTCGGAACGATAGAAGGTGAAAGGGCCTACTTTGTCTCAAAGGCTGGTGAGAGGCAGGAGGGCGAGACCTACACTGTTAGGGGCAAGGAGTACCACATTGACGAGACCCAGAAGGCAATACCGAAGAACGCAAGGCTTCTGGCCAGAATAGTAATTGGAAAGGGTCAGCCCTATCTCGAGTTTTGGTTAGAAGAGGAAGAGCAGATCTTTCCATTGGCTAAGGAAGACCCCAGGATAATCCTCCACCGCTTCTGGACTGGAAAGGGCTTCAAGCAGCTTGAGAAATACGTCTGGTCAGTGGGACTGACCACCGACTTCTTCAAGGACAGGGTTTTTGTTAAGAGTCTCCCGCTGCCCTACGAGGAGTACCCACCCAAGGTCAGGCGTGTCCTGAGAGAAGTCAGAGACCTCCACCGCGACATGACCGGCTTCGGAAGGTTCGTCTTCCAGTACTACGGCGAGGAAGGTAAGGCCCACAGCTACCGCCTCTGGTGGCTCCTGCCCACGATACACCTCTTTGACGTCGAGGTGGCCAACGAGGTGGACAAGGTTCTAGCTATGCTGGACTGA
- a CDS encoding DUF371 domain-containing protein, protein MLREIIRCRGHENVRATHKSTLEFTKEDYLTPKGDCILCIEADKGINDLSEEFKRALKEGKRLLIRIKVADLTDEVLAEGSPRLILEHPYSMVVRKSDYIDGRTLAIKANKAAKDIDRRIVELLKNPKTVAEIELIILE, encoded by the coding sequence ATGCTCAGGGAAATCATCCGCTGCCGGGGTCACGAGAACGTTAGGGCCACGCACAAGTCCACGCTTGAGTTCACAAAGGAGGACTACCTAACTCCGAAGGGGGATTGCATACTCTGTATTGAAGCTGACAAAGGAATAAACGACCTGAGCGAGGAGTTTAAGCGGGCGCTGAAAGAAGGAAAGAGGCTCCTCATAAGGATAAAAGTCGCTGACCTCACGGACGAAGTCCTCGCCGAGGGAAGCCCCAGGCTGATTCTCGAACATCCCTACTCCATGGTCGTCAGGAAGAGCGACTACATCGATGGAAGAACCCTTGCGATAAAAGCGAACAAAGCCGCTAAAGACATAGACAGGCGCATCGTTGAGCTTCTGAAGAACCCAAAAACTGTTGCTGAGATAGAGCTGATTATCCTCGAGTGA